The DNA sequence GGATTATTGAATTTCGCCTGGTTACAAGGCCGTTTTCAAAACATCAGCAATATTTTCCGCTGCACGCGAATCCAGAGACTGTCCAGCGGGTAGAGAAATACATGGGTAAGAATAAGCAGAACAACGGCGGTGCCGAGGGAAGCTGCAAGGAGAGTCAGCGTTTTTTTGTCCAGCTGCCAACTTCTTTTCTCCACCACATTGCTCATAAAAGGAATGACGGACAGTACAGGAACTCCGGCCAACGAATGTAAATCCGTTTCGGTCTTGATGGATTTATCCAAGGACTCCTGAGTGACGATGAGGACGATGCTGCCAAAAAGAGACAGAATTAGTCCGGCAAGGAGAATCCTGGGCCGGTTTGGTTTGTCCGCTTTCTCCGGAAAAGCGGCCGATTCAATAATGGTGAAGCGCTCAGCCTTCTGCGACTCCTCCATCCCTTGGGCTACCCTGGATTCCAGAAGTTTATTCATAATGTCGTTGTATTTGTTTTTAGCGTTTTCATAATCGCTGAGGAGACCCTTGTAATCCGCTTCAATCATTGGCGCCCGATTCAGCTTGCCCTGGTATGCGCCCATTTGGCTGCGAATCTGGGCGCCCTGCTGCTGAAGGGAACGGATGTCCATCGCCGCCGTTTCAATCTGGGTTTTCAGAGAGGTGTAGGCAGGATTGATGTTTGTCTTCCCGAGGGACGGTTTCCTCTTGTCTCCGGTTTTCTTACCTTCGGCCATCTGCTTCTCCAGTTCCCGGATTTCCCGTTTCAGGCGGATGATGTCCGGATGTTTATCGCTCAGGGTCGTCTGGCGGTTGATCAATTCGCTGCGAAGGGTCTCCAGCCGGACCGTGGGATTCTGCTCCACCTCTCCCTTTTCCTTATTGGTAATGAACTGATCCACCGTTGTCAGCTGGCTCTCCAGATAGATCTTTCTTTCCTGGGCGGTTCGGATCTGGGCGTTGACTTGATCGAGATCACGGCGGAGCTGGTCGAGGGCCTGGATGTTGGCCGCACCATGTTCCGGCAGTTCACCCATATGGGCGCTTTTCAAGGCGCTGATCTGGTTGGCGTAGCCATCCATCTGTTTCTTCAGTTCATTGAGCTGCGAATTAAGGAATTCCGTTATCCCTGCGGCCCTTTCTCCCCGTTTCTTGAAATTTTCTTCCAGGTAAAGCGAGGCCAGGACACTGGCGACCTTCTGCACCGTGGCCGGGTCCTTGCCGCTATAAGAAAGAGTGAAGGCGATTGTCGTTTCTGCTTTTGCCGTGCCGGATTGGATCCTTTTTTTACCAAAACTGCCAGTGCTGATCGTCTCCAGATTGATGTCATTGCGCATGTTGCCGATGATTTCTTCTATGGCGAAGGTTTTCCGCATTTCTGGATAGAGATTGAACTGGTTGATGATTTCGAGGAGTTTGGCGCGGCTCATAATCTGTTGGGAGATGGTTGTCAGCCGTTCTTCCACGTAGCTTGTGACCGAGGTTCGAACATACTCCTGCGGAATCTGTTGTGCTTCGATCAGGATGGTGGACTTGGATACATAAACAGGGGGAAGTACAAAAGCAGTAATGACTATCAGCGATAGCAATGAAAAAAAAGTGACAAGGAACGTTTTGCCGCGCCGTCTCATCAATTGGCTGATCAAATTCTTGAGTTCCTGGTAATCCATCTGTTTTTGCATCTGTATATCGACTCGCCCTTGTACCATAATTTAAAATAAGCTCCGGCTTGAAATTATTTAAATTCCATATCAAAGCACTCTCTGGGTTCGCTTTGTTATTGGCTCCTCGGCGTACGATTTAGTAAGCCTGTATCTCATCTGCCTAGCTGCCTTGATATCATCTGTTATCTAGAATTGGAATCTTATCTATGATGATGGAATCATTTTACCAGGTATAGGGAAAATTGAAAGTCAGAAGAATCCAGAACCGGTTGCGCTCGATGGTCTCGTACCGGTCCAGGGTCTTGTCGTAATCGTTGGCATAGGTATACCCGACATCCAGCCTGTGATCCTTGGTGAAGGTGTAATACAGGCTCGGTGAAACCGAGTAGTACCGTGAATCTTCCTCGTTTGCACGATTGTCTGAATTATCCGATTTGGTGAAGTAAAGCGTTCCGCTGACATTCGCGCCGAATTTATCGGTGAATTTCCTGCTTGCGCTGGCAGAGAAGCGGTCCACATTGACCGGTTCCCCATCGCTGTTGTAATAGAGGTCTCTGGTATAGCCGACAGTGGCGGAAGCTGTTTCCCAGGACTTGGTCGCAGAGATGTTGGCCGTCCAGTTCCAGTTGGTATCCGTTGAGTCTTGAAGGTGATATTTCGACAGGTGATACTGAGTATCGGAGTATCGAGCGCCCACCATGGCATTTACAACCAAAGTTTCCCAAAAACGGTGACTCATTCCCAGGGAGAGGCCGTAGTTGTCCACAGTGCTGGTATCCGAGTCGTAGCGGCCATAGTAGGGCGAAACCGACAGGATAAAGCGGCGGTCAAGAAAGGCGTGACTGTATGTCAAGCTTACGGAATCGTTGGTGGTGTCTTCGTCATACTGATTCGTGTAATCGGTTGCGGAATGGGAGTAATTCAAAGCCAGGTCCGAGACCTCGTTCAGGCTGTAGGAAAGACCTGCGCCACCCGAATACCGATGAACGGTGGATTTTTTCGTGACGATTCCGCTTTCATCAAGATACGTATCCTGGGTTGTATCCCGGTTGTAGCCGGCGTTGGCCCGAATCGCGAACTTTTCCGTGAGTTTATGGGAGGCATTCACTCCGTAATACTGGTTGACGGTATCTTCATCGCTATAATCCGCATACCTCAGCACATTCACCTTTGCCGTGGCGCCAAGATACGTACGTTCCGTTTTGTAGTCCAGCCTGAGGCCCGGACTGACGGTGAAGATAAAGTCATCCCGCTTTATATTGTTGTGGTCGAAATCGATGTTGTCATCGTACTCAGTTCGAAGCCCCACCGACGGTGTGAGGGTGATTTCCGCCGCCTGGGAGAGCGAAAGAAAAAGCGGGCATAAGAGCAAGAATAAGGAAAATACAAAGTACGGCAGCCTCTTTTTTTCGTTCATGAAGACCGTCCTTTCATAAGAATTATCATCGGAAATCTCTTGAATCAGGGCACCACGACCACATCGCCGCGTTTGAGGAAAATGTTCTGCTGAAGATTCTCCCCCTTCTTGACCTCATGGTAATCAAAGGGGATCTTGATGTCCTTTCCTCCCTCTTTCCGCAGGATGAGGATTCTGCTGCCTGCGGCAAAAGGGTTGAGGTCGCCGGCCATGGCCAGAATCTGCATGACATCGGTTTCCTGGGTGATGGGAAACTGGCCGGGCTTGTTGACCTTGCCCACGACGGAGGCCGTCATGCTGGGGGTTCGCAGCAGGATGACCGTTACGTTGGCGTCAGGGACATAAACGGAGATTTTTTTTGTGACAATGTCGCGAAGCTCCGCCACGGTGAGATCGGCAACCTTCACTTCCTGAATCAGGGGAAACGTAATGACGCCATCGGGCGGCACGACAAGCTCCCGCTTCAGACTCTCGTCCTTCCACACGGATATTTCCAGCGCGTCGCCGGGGCCGATTCGATAGGAACTGCTCTGGGCAAAGGCATCTTTAAGCGTCAAAACGAGCAGGAGACTCAAAAGAAAAGAGATGACGAATTTGCCGTTTTTTTTCATCGTATCCTCCTGAAGAAAATCGATCTTATAAGGATCCACGGACTCAGCTCGACACCATAATCGAACTTCCGAAGATCAGCCATCAGGAAAACCCTGATTTACACCCTCTAAAACCCTTATTTTTTGCCCAAAACGCTCAGCGGGGATTCGCCCCCAGCTTCGACAAGGCATTCCTGGCATCCCTGTCTCCGGGGAAAGGCTCCGGACTTGCCGCAGCGACATTCAGATAAGAGCGGGCCTCGGAAACGTTTCCCAGGGAAAGACAGATCATGCCCATGTGGTAGCTGATCGCGGGATTGCGGAGCGTGGCGGCATCCAGTCCCGCCAGCAGCTCTTTCGCCTGGGCATAACGGCCCTGCCGGTAAGCAATCCAGGCGGCCGTGTCCGCGAAGTGATAATTCTTCCCATAGGTTTTCATTAAGGGTGAAAGAAGCTTTTCAGCCCGGTTCAGGTTTGCCGGCGTCGGCGCGTATTCAGCCAGGTGGAAAGCCAGATTGTTGATGAGCAGGGGCGAATTGGGGTAACGGGCGATCATTTCTTCATGAATGGCCCGCGCCTTGGCGATTTCCCCCTTGTTTTCCAGGATGCGGGTCATGCCGATGGCCGCCCCGGCGTTGTTCGGGTAGAAACCGCGGATCTTCTCGTAATAGGCCAGCGCCTGATCCGGCCTCTTCCGGGATTCCTCCAGCAGGGCCAGGCCGAAGAGGGCGCTTTCGGACTTGGGCTGCTTGGAGAGAATGGTCTTGTAGGTGTCTTCAGCCAGGTTGTCTTCCTTGTTCAGGTGGTGAACCCGGGCCAGCCGCAGGAGGACCGGGATGGAATTGGGCGACGACTTGAGTACGGCGCGATATTCCGCGATGGCGGTGACGTAATCCTTCTTGTCCGCCAGGATGTCGCCCTTCATGGCATGGGCTGCTTCATCCTGCGGGTTTTCCTTGATGACCTCATCCACGAGCTTCGTGGCTTTCTCCTTGTTCCCCGAGGGATAGAGGATGCCGGCCAGCAGGAGTTTGGCTTTCAGACTGCCGGGATCGCTTCCGGCCTTGTTCAGATACTGTTCGAGAAGGGCAATGGACTGTTTCGAGTTGTTCAAGGTCAGATAATACCGGGCCAGGATGTCATAGGGCGCCAGTTCCTTGGGAAAATCCTGAATGGCCTTCTGGAGGACGGTAACCATGGAATCATACTTCTTCCCTGCCGCGTAAAACTGGGCGAGTTGGATCCGGGGATCCAGCTTGTTGGGATGACTCTTGACCATCTCCAGCAGGATGGCTTCGGCCGCCGAAGGTCGCCCCGTCCGCTGGTAGAAACTCGCCAGGAGAAGCTTCGGTCCATCGGCTGCAGGATCGAGGGCTGCCAGTGCCTTGTATTCGGTCTCCGCTTCCGGCAATGCCTTCTGCCTTTCCAGCATCGCAATCAACATCAGCCGGCCTTTTCTGCTCTGCGGATTCTGGGCAATCAGGTTTTTCAAAATCCCCTGGGCATCGGCGGGAAGGTTCTGCCGGTTCTTCAGTTCCGCCAGCATCAGGTAGGGCTCTTCCTTTTTCGGATTCCGGGCGATCAGGCCTTTGAGAATCGATTCGGCTTCGTCCGCCTTCTGATCAGCCAGAAGGCAGAGGGACTTGAGCAGCAGGGCCTCCTCATGATCCGGGACTTTCGCCAGGACGAGATCGGCTTTCTCGAGGGCCTCCTTCTTCTTTCCCGCCGCGAAGAGAAGGCTTCCCAGGGTGACCTGCGCCTCCCAGAGCTGGGGATTCAGTTCCACGGCTTTGTTCAGCGAGTCATAGGCCGGTTTCCAGCGCTTCAGCCGGAAATTGGAGAGGCCGATCATCTGGTGGGCCTGGGCGAAGCGGGGATCGATCTTGACGGCGTTCTGGTAATTGATGATCGCCTTGGCATAATCCCCCTTTTTGTAGAGCTCCTCCCCGTTCTTGAAGAACTTGGCCTTCCGTTCTTCAGGGCTGCCGCAGGCCGACAGGCAAACGGCAAGAAAAATCATCATGAGAACAGCTGCGCCGATTCTTTTCGCTTTCATACGTTCTTTCTCCAGGAAATGATTTTTAAAGCCGCCTGAAAATCCTTTTTGAAAAACAACATGGAATTACCTGATCCTGCCTGAAAATGCAATCTCTGAGCCGTCATCTCTTGACGAGAGCAAGATTCAAAACTTCCAGCATTTCATTGACAAAGTTGAACGTCATTTCTTTGCGCACCTTCGGAGGAATCTCCTCCAGGTCTTTCCGGTTCCATTTGGGAAGAATAATTCTTTTGATCCCCGCCCGGTGAG is a window from the Syntrophus gentianae genome containing:
- a CDS encoding GumC family protein, with the protein product MQKQMDYQELKNLISQLMRRRGKTFLVTFFSLLSLIVITAFVLPPVYVSKSTILIEAQQIPQEYVRTSVTSYVEERLTTISQQIMSRAKLLEIINQFNLYPEMRKTFAIEEIIGNMRNDINLETISTGSFGKKRIQSGTAKAETTIAFTLSYSGKDPATVQKVASVLASLYLEENFKKRGERAAGITEFLNSQLNELKKQMDGYANQISALKSAHMGELPEHGAANIQALDQLRRDLDQVNAQIRTAQERKIYLESQLTTVDQFITNKEKGEVEQNPTVRLETLRSELINRQTTLSDKHPDIIRLKREIRELEKQMAEGKKTGDKRKPSLGKTNINPAYTSLKTQIETAAMDIRSLQQQGAQIRSQMGAYQGKLNRAPMIEADYKGLLSDYENAKNKYNDIMNKLLESRVAQGMEESQKAERFTIIESAAFPEKADKPNRPRILLAGLILSLFGSIVLIVTQESLDKSIKTETDLHSLAGVPVLSVIPFMSNVVEKRSWQLDKKTLTLLAASLGTAVVLLILTHVFLYPLDSLWIRVQRKILLMF
- a CDS encoding outer membrane beta-barrel protein, with product MNEKKRLPYFVFSLFLLLCPLFLSLSQAAEITLTPSVGLRTEYDDNIDFDHNNIKRDDFIFTVSPGLRLDYKTERTYLGATAKVNVLRYADYSDEDTVNQYYGVNASHKLTEKFAIRANAGYNRDTTQDTYLDESGIVTKKSTVHRYSGGAGLSYSLNEVSDLALNYSHSATDYTNQYDEDTTNDSVSLTYSHAFLDRRFILSVSPYYGRYDSDTSTVDNYGLSLGMSHRFWETLVVNAMVGARYSDTQYHLSKYHLQDSTDTNWNWTANISATKSWETASATVGYTRDLYYNSDGEPVNVDRFSASASRKFTDKFGANVSGTLYFTKSDNSDNRANEEDSRYYSVSPSLYYTFTKDHRLDVGYTYANDYDKTLDRYETIERNRFWILLTFNFPYTW
- a CDS encoding polysaccharide biosynthesis/export family protein, with protein sequence MKKNGKFVISFLLSLLLVLTLKDAFAQSSSYRIGPGDALEISVWKDESLKRELVVPPDGVITFPLIQEVKVADLTVAELRDIVTKKISVYVPDANVTVILLRTPSMTASVVGKVNKPGQFPITQETDVMQILAMAGDLNPFAAGSRILILRKEGGKDIKIPFDYHEVKKGENLQQNIFLKRGDVVVVP
- a CDS encoding tetratricopeptide repeat protein; this translates as MKAKRIGAAVLMMIFLAVCLSACGSPEERKAKFFKNGEELYKKGDYAKAIINYQNAVKIDPRFAQAHQMIGLSNFRLKRWKPAYDSLNKAVELNPQLWEAQVTLGSLLFAAGKKKEALEKADLVLAKVPDHEEALLLKSLCLLADQKADEAESILKGLIARNPKKEEPYLMLAELKNRQNLPADAQGILKNLIAQNPQSRKGRLMLIAMLERQKALPEAETEYKALAALDPAADGPKLLLASFYQRTGRPSAAEAILLEMVKSHPNKLDPRIQLAQFYAAGKKYDSMVTVLQKAIQDFPKELAPYDILARYYLTLNNSKQSIALLEQYLNKAGSDPGSLKAKLLLAGILYPSGNKEKATKLVDEVIKENPQDEAAHAMKGDILADKKDYVTAIAEYRAVLKSSPNSIPVLLRLARVHHLNKEDNLAEDTYKTILSKQPKSESALFGLALLEESRKRPDQALAYYEKIRGFYPNNAGAAIGMTRILENKGEIAKARAIHEEMIARYPNSPLLINNLAFHLAEYAPTPANLNRAEKLLSPLMKTYGKNYHFADTAAWIAYRQGRYAQAKELLAGLDAATLRNPAISYHMGMICLSLGNVSEARSYLNVAAASPEPFPGDRDARNALSKLGANPR